AGAAAACACACCATTCTTATTTGATAGAAGAAGAAACCAAACAAAGTAACAGAAACATAAGGAAATGCTTCAGTACAAAACCACAATACTTGATAAAAACAAGGAAAGATGAAACTCAAACAAAAGCAAAGCTAGTGGTTTCTGCGCTTATACGGACCAATTATCTTGGTGAGCCACTCCGGCTTGAATGAAGCAATGACTTGTGCTATTGTCAATCCAAGCAACATTCCAGCCCCATACCCAAATGCAACTGCTTTCCAGCTCAACACTTGTACTTCTTCTTCTTCGTCCTCATCATTAGGTTGTTGTGTTGGTGGTGCATTACTCCCAAAGCAAGTTTCCTGGAGAGGAAGACCACAAAGGCCTGCGTTTCCTTCAAATGATGATTCAGCTTGCCCACTAAACTGTGTTCCTTGTGGTATTTCACCCTTGAGTTGGTTGTGAGACACATTTATGTACTCCAAAAACGAGAGGCTCGCTAGTCCATTAGGAATGGTCCCTGAGAGGTGATTGCTTGATAGGTCTAGTGACTCGAGCTCCGTAACGTTGGCCAAAGACAGAGGGATATGGCCTGTGAGGCATTGTTGGATAAGTTGAGTGCAATCAATACCTTCAAGAGACCAATGGATTTAGGAATCTGTCCTTCAAGTTTGTTTCCAGAAAAATCAATGGCTGCGTAGAAAGTAAGGATCTTCTCCTGCTCCATTGATATACCTTTGTACTGCAAATCTAATACATCAGTATAGGTATAATAATATTGGAGCATAAGCAGTCTTATTGTAGGCCATGTATAAACCACCCCCATCTTCATTTGGCGTGGGCGATGATGCTTTCCAGTTCAAGAAATAATTTGGTGGCAAGCTTCCAGTGAAACTATTATCAGATATCTCAAGTATCCGCAGCTCAGGAAACCCCAGAGGACCTTGATCAGGAGGAGAAATAGATCCATGGAATTTGTTCGAACGAAGGATGAAAACCTCCAAATTTGGTAAAGCCTTGAGCCAAAAAGGAAAAGTGTCTTTGATACTATTGTGGTCAACCACTAGCACCCTTAAAGAGGAGCAATTTATAAGAGACTTTGGAAGCTTCCCGACTAACTGATTGCGTCCAACGTCAAGCGTCTGCACAGAAGCGTCGACGTAAAAATTGTCTGGAAGTCTTCCTTCCAAGTTGTTCTCTCGAAGATTCACAAATGGAATGGTACTGAGGCAACGAGGAATCTGACCGGTGAAGCTGTTGTAGCTTAGAACAAGACTAAAAAGAGAGCTTCTGTTGCATATTGAAAGCGGTATATCCCCTGTGAAGCTATTAGATTCAAGAGACAAGACCTCTAATATGCTGAGATTGCCAAATTCGGAAGGGAGTTTTGAACTGAAGTTGTTGTAACCTAGGTTAAGGTAACGTAGGTCGTGCAACTCGAAGAGGCCACTGTTGGGGTTCAGAGTTCCAGAGAAGTGATTATCTGAAAGGTCTAGCATGGAGAGTTTGGTTAGATTCCACACAAGTGGGAAACTACCAGTGAGCTCGTTTCCGTCAAGGAACAGTTCAACTAGAGATGTTAAGTTACTAATTGTGGGAGGAATCTGACCGGAGAAAAGATTAAAGGTAAGATACAAAAACTCTAAGTTGTTGAGATTGCCAAACTCAGAAGGGAGTGAGGAACTGAAGTTGTTGTAATCTAGCATAAGGAAACGGAGCTCATGCAACTCAAAGAGGCCACTGTTAGGAGCCAGTGTTCCAGAGAAGTGATTATCGGAAAGTCTTAAAACTTTGAGCTTGGTTAGATTACTAATTGTGGGAGGAACTTGACCGGAAAAGCCATTAGAAGGAAGATACAAAACCTCTAAATTACTGAGCTTGCCAAATTCTGAAGAGAGTGAAGAACTGAAGTTGTTATTGCTAAGAAAAAGGTCACGGAGCTGGTGCAACTCAAAGAGTGCACTTTTTGGATTCAGAGGTCCAGAGAAATGATTATCAGAAAGGTCTAAAAGTGCAAGCTTGGTTAGATTCCACACAAGAGGGAAACTTCCAGTGAGGTCGTTATCGGAAAGGCTTAAAACAGAAAGCTTGTTTAGGTTACTAAATGAGGAAGGAACCTGACCGAGGAAACCATTTGAGGAAAGAGACAAGACCTCTAATTTTTTGAGATTTCTAAATTCAGAGGGAAGTGAAGAGGAACTGAAGTTGTTTTCAGACAGATTAAGGTAACGAAGGTGATGCAAACTGAAGAGGCTGCTGTTGGGCTTCAAGGTTCCACTGAGGCAATCACTGAGTTGTAACTTTGTGATCCCACCCGTGGAGTTATCGCACCAGACTCCATTTGAGTTGTCACTATGGTTGCAACCACGAGTATCAAACTCGTTCTTGAACTGCGTCAGAGCTTGAATCTGACCGGGACTACACGCAACAAGACCAACAACAGGATTTTCTAACAAAAGGTCGAAGCTTGCAGGAGAGACACAACAGAATAAGAGCACCAAGAGAAAATTCAAATGCATAGAGCATTTCGACATTTGCTTCTTCGAAGACTTTTAAGAAGAATAATTTTGGTTGAGCAAATAGACAGAACATGGTTTTTTTTTTTTTGGTGTAAGACCGAACATGTCAAAATGCTGGTATAAATAAGGAGACAGAGTGTGGCACTACCCAAGACTACTTGGCTTATAAAAGTATGAACACTTTGCACAAGAGATTGGAGTAGGTTCCACGTTTGATAATTTTTCTAACGTGTAACTCGGATTGGAATATCGCATAAGTTTGTAGTTTTTTTCTAAAAACCTCTATAAACTAATATTCGATAAGCTAATAAATAATTAAACACGAATCATATTAATCTTTTTCGCATCCGTTGTAATATTAAAGCTATGATCTCTGATTTTACTACTCAAGAAATTGGATTTGGCCTCGATTATTAAAGTGTCGGTCTCTTGCTCGCCCCGTCGTCCGTATGTATTATGCCACATTGCCACGTCGCTTCAGGAAATTGTTCTCTACTTTATTCTAAAAAACGTAAATAGGCACTGTTTTGGCATTATGGTTCATTTAATTATCATGTTTAATAGCGTACGATACGAATGCATGAGCCCTCTGTTATAGTTGAATCATATAATTCCTTTGCTTTTAGCCCTCCTCTGTACAAGTCAAGCCTAGTTAGTTGGTTTTCTTTTATTAACGAAGTGATGATTTTGTTTTTAATTTACTTAAGCTTTCATTATAATACGTCTCTGTCTTGTCATCTATTATTTGTCATTTTTCAAAAATGTCAAAGCATTTCTGAATTCAGAAAAATTCCCTGTCGGTGGTAATTTTTAAGACTTGGGAACTTAATATGGTGTGATCCTCCGCTTTTTCTCCCAATCCTCTGTTTCGTTTTTGTTTACATAACTAAGGTTTTTCATCTATCCTCTTCTTCCTAAGAGAAGTTGGAGGCAGAACACCAGGATATGCATATATATAAGACTAAGATCCAGGTTTCTTAATTTAAAACACATGAAATCAGAACAAAGCATTGGATAAAGATATAAGAACATAGGATATTGCTTCATTACAACGCCAGTCATTTAATTAGTAAACATTCAAAGATCAAATGCAAGACCGGAACAATCGTAACTGTTTCTAGGCTTGATGAGCCCCCCAGTGTGTAAGAAGCAATGAATTGTAAAATGCTCCAAAACTTTATTGTGGAATAATTTACTTGACATTTTATAAGATGATCAATTTCATCATGAGTACCATGGTAACAAACATATCGTAGTTTGGGAAAATATTAAGTAACCATGTATAGAAACATAAAAACAACCACTCAAAAACTGTTGCCAAAAAGCAAAGCAACCATTTTATTAACCAAACTTGAAAGTTGAAACTTGAAACCAACCGAAACATAACATCAAAATAGCATTACAATACAGCTCAAAATTAATAGAAAAGACGTACACAATTGCTAATGTATCATTTTTATTGTAATAATTAATTATCATGTTTCATTAAATAAAATAATAACAACGTACGATTGCATGAGCATGAGCCTCATCACTCATCAGTGATGGCCACCGCCACCATAACCACCTCCAAATCCTCCACCACCACCCGCTCCACCGCCCAAACCTCCGCCGCCACCATATCCCCCTCCGCCACCAAATCCTCCTCCTCCTCCAGCGCCGCCACCGCCCCCAAGTCCTCCTCCCGCACCACCACCGTATCCTCCTCCAGCTCCTCCTCCCAAACCACCACCGCCACCGCCTCCTAGACCACCACCTCCGCCCAAACCACCACCACCTCCTAGACCGCCACCTCCACCTAAACCGCCACCATGGCCTAGACCGCCTCCTCCGCCCAAGCCGCCACCGCCACCTAAACCTCCACCACCACCTAGACCGCCTCCGCCTCCCAAACCCTTTCTAAAACCCTTCTTGTGGAAGAATGGACGAGGTTTGTGAAACAAGTGTTTGTCGTCCTTAACCTCGACATGTCCGAAGGCAAATTCGGCGACAAGAGCGAATACAAAGATAAACACACACGCCCTACGGGAAATTGAACCCATAAGTAAGTGGTTTCTTAATTAATTAACTCAGTCCACGAGTTTTAGTTGATGGATATGAAAGGGAGAAGATAGTTGTGTCAGTGACGCTTGTTAGTCTTCGTCTGTTTATATAGGCATATCGTTACTACTCGTGACTACGTAACATAACCGGTTTGGCATCCTTTTTATTGGGTTCTTATTAAGTCCGGTTTAGTTTAGTTTCTCTTTATATTCTCTATATTCATTTTTATGATTGACAAATTTCGCATGGGTAGCGTAATTATTTTAAGATTGTTAACGAATGTAATTGAATCTGGATTCAATAAACTTATATGCATTCAGAGTAGAGATAACCATGAGGAAAACCGGCATTGAACTAACCGGTGTTCAACTTGTAATAAAGCAAAGATAATATAATTGGTTGAGTATACCACAATAATATTAAATGATGTCTATCTGTCATTGGACAATTTATTTATGTCTGCCAACTGCACAGTTGAATCTCTGATCTCATCCAACAAAAACAAGAAAATGAAAAGAATTGATATCTACGATATATAAATATGCATACAAAGTGAATTGTATGCATCAGTTTCCGATGAAAAATGAATAAAATACTCTGGAATGTTGGGAGCAAAAGAACCTGAAATTGAAGGATATATACATTGTTTAATTCATGTTCATAGCAATCATCAGTTAGATTTTCTGTATAAATAAGTGCCATTTCTTGACTTATAGTCCAGCATATTTATGATCCCTCACATATTTTTTTTAAAATCCATTGACATATCTTTCTTTTTGGTGTACTGAGAAAAATTAATTTACTACATGAATAAACTGTGCGGTCATAAAAAAACAAATTTTGATAAATCGTGGCCGATTTATTTCCCTTTAATAGTTGGGCATGCTCTAGTAGCTCTACTATAAAGCCCCTCAATAATTGAAGGATCTTTTTGCATTATTCAGACAACGCTAAATGTGATCTCATTTGTGAAAAAGAAGCGATCTCATTTATTGTGTCATTAATGGTTCATACCAAATTACCAAACACAGAATTAACTTTTCAATGTACAAACCAACACATAAAGAAAAACAGTACGTACATGCACCATTTACTAACTTTTTCGTTTGTTATATGCACCATTTACCAACTTACTTTTAGAAGACAAATTTTCATGTCGGCTTGGTCAGTTATATTATAGATTACTCATATACAGTAAATTTGAGTTGATTTGCATGAGATTTGAGAACATGCAGTTATTATAGATAACGTATCCTATCGCAAAATACAAAATATTTAACTTGTATTTCGAGCCATTTTTCATGCTGAAACATCTAATTAAGCTTCTAACTGGGAGATAAAAGATGGTAAAACAATTTGACTTTGGGTAATGCATACTAATGTGCATTATGGAGCGTATGAGATCATCTATATTTTGTTAAATCGTACGTTCCGATCTCATACAAGACTCTTAACTAGAAACCATCTTCAACATAGACACATGTACCTTGACCCTTGACTGATCTAATAAAAGATGACCCAAGAGGAGGTACACTACAAGAAAACAGCGATATTCTGACGGACATTCCGACGGAAAATGAAATCCTCGGAATATACCGACGGAATTCCGAGGAAACTACAGTCCGTCGGAATATTCCGAGGAAATTCCGAGGAAAACTCTGTTCCTCGGAAAAAACCGATGAATTCCGAGGAAATATTATAGCCGTTGGAGAGCCGTTNNNNNNNNNNNNNNNNNNNNNNNNNNNNNNNNNNNNNNNNNNNNNNNNNNNNNNNNNNNNNNNNNNNNNNNNNNNNNNNNNNNNNNNNNNNNNNNNNNNNNNNNNNNNNNNNNNNNNNNNNNNNNNNNNNNNNNNNNNNNNNNNNNNNNNNNNNNNNNNNNNNNNNNNNNNNNNNNNNNNNNNNNNNNNNNNNNNNNNNNNNNNNNNNNNNNNNNNNNNNNNNNNNNNNNNNNNNNNNNNNNNNNNNNNNNNNNNNNNNNNNNNNNNNNNNNNNNNNNNNNNNNNNNNNNNNNNNNNNNNNNNNNNNNNNNNNNNNNNNNNNNNNNNNNNNNNNNNNNNNNNNNNNNNNNNNNNNNNNNNNNNNNNNNNNNNNNNNNNNNNNNNNNNNNNNNNNNNNNNNNNNNNNNNNNNNNNNNNNNNNNNNNNNNNNNNNNNNNNNNNNNNNNNNNNNNNNNNNNNNNNNNNNNNNNNNNNNNNNNNNNNNNNNNNNNNNNNNNNNNNNNNNNNNNNNNNNNNNNNNNNNNNNNNNNNNNNNNNNNNNNNNNNNNNNNNNNNNNNNNNNNNNNNNNNNNNNNNNNNNNNNNNNNNNNNNNNNNNNNNNNNNNNNNNNNNNNNNNNNNNNNNNNNNNNNNNNNNNNNNNNNNNNNNNNNNNNNNNNNNNNNNNNNNNNNNNNNNNNNNNNNNNNNNNNNNNNNNNNNNNNNNNNNNNNNNNNNNNNNNNNNNNNNNNNNNNNNNNNNNNNNNNNNNNNNNNNNNNNNNNNNNNNNNNNNNNNNNNNNNNNNNNNNNNNNNNNNNNNNNNNNNNNNNNNNNNNNNNNNNNNNNNNNNNNNNNNNNNNNNNNNNNNNNNNNNNNNNNNNNNNNNNNNNNNNNNNNNNNNNNNNNNNNNNNNNNNNNNNNNNNNNNNNNNNNNNNNNNNNNNNNNNNNNNNNNNNNNNNNNNNNNNNNNNNNNNNNNNNNNNNNNNNNNNNNNNNNNNNNNNNNNNNNNNNNNNNNNNNNNNNNNNNNNNNNNNNNNNNNNNNNNNNNNNNNNNNNNNNNNNNNNNNNNNNNNNNNNNNNNNNNNNNNNNNNNNNNNNNNNNNNNNNNNNNNNNNNNNNNNNNNNNNNNNNNNNNNNNNNNNNNNNNNNNNNNNNNNNNNNNNNNNNNNNNNNNNNNNNNNNNNNNNNNNNNNNNNNNNNNNNNNNNNNNNNNNNNNNNNNNNNNNNNNNNNNNNNNNNNNNNNNNNNNNNNNNNNNNNNNNNNNNNNNNNNNNNNNNNNNNNNNNNNNNNNNNNNNNNNNNNNNNNNNNNNNNNNNNNNNNNNNNNNNNNNNNNNNNNNNNNNNNNNNNNNNNNNNNNNNNNNNNNNNNNNNNNNNNNNNNNNNNNNNNNNNNNNNNNNNNNNNNNNNNNNNNNNNNNNNNNNNNNNNNNNNNNNNNNNNNNNNNNNNNNNNNNNNNNNNNNNNNNNNNNNNNNNNNNNNNNNNNNNNNNNNNNNNNNNNNNNNNNNNNNNNNNNNNNNNNNNNNNNNNNNNNNNNNNNNNNNNNNNNNNNNNNNNNNNNNNNNNNNNNNNNNNNNNNNNNNNNNNNNNNNNNNNNNNNNNNNNNNNNNNNNNNNNNNNNNNNNNNNNNNNNNNNNNNNNNNNNNNNNNNNNNNNNNNNNNNNNNNNNNNNNNNNNNNNNNNNNNNNNNNNNNNNNNNNNNNNNNNNNNNNNNNNNNNNNNNNNNNNNNNNNNNNNNNNNNNNNNNNNNNNNNNNNNNNNNNNNNNNNNNNNNNNNNNNNNNNNNNNNNNNNNNNNNNNNNNNNNNNNNNNNNNNNNNNNNNNNNNNNNNNNNNNNNNNNNNNNNNNNNNNNNNNNNNNNNNNNNNNNNNNNNNNNNNNNNNNNNNNNNNNNNNNNNNNNNNNNNNNNNNNNNNNNNNNNNNNNNNNNNNNNNNNNNNNNNNNNNNNNNNNNNNNNNNNNNNNNNNNNNNNNNNNNNNNNNNNNNNNNNNNNNNNNNNNNNNNNNNNNNNNNNNNNNNNNNNNNNNNNNNNNNNNNNNNNNNNNNNNNNNNNNNNNNNNNNNNNNNNNNNNNNNNNNNNNNNNNNNNNNNNNNNNNNNNNNNNNNNNNNNNNNNNNNNNNNNNNNNNNNNNNNNNNNNNNNNNNNNNNNNNNNNNNNNNNNNNNNNNNNNNNNNNNNNNNNNNNNNNNNNNNNNNNNNNNNNNNNNNNNNNNNNNNNNNNNNNNNNNNNNNNNNNNNNNNNNNNNNNNNNNNNNNNNNNNNNNNNNNNNNNNNNNNNNNNNNNNNNNNNNNNNNNNNNNNNNNNNNNNNNNNNNNNNNNNNNNNNNNNNNNNNNNNNNNNNNNNNNNNNNNNNNNNNNNNNNNNNNNNNNNNNNNNNNNNNNNNNNNNNNNNNNNNNNNNNNNNNNNNNNNNNNNNNNNNNNNNNNNNNNNNNNNNNNNNNNNNNNNNNNNNNNNNNNNNNNNNNNNNNNNNNNNNNNNNNNNNNNNNNNNNNNNNNNNNNNNNNNNNNNNNNNNNNNNNNNNNNNNNNNNNNNNNNNNNNNNNNNNNNNNNNNNNNNNNNNNNNNNNNNNNNNNNNNNNNNNNNNNNNNNNNNNNNNNNNNNNNNNNNNNNNNNNNNNNNNNNNNNNNNNNNNNNNNNNNNNNNNNNNNNNNNNNNNNNNNNNNNNNNNNNNNNNNNNNNNNNNNNNNNNNNNNNNNNNNNNNNNNNNNNNNNNNNNNNNNNNNNNNNNNNNNNNNNNNNNNNNNNNNNNNNNNNNNNNNNNNNNNNNNNNNNNNNNNNNNNNNNNNNNNNNNNNNNNNNNNNNNNNNNNNNNNNNNNNNNNNNNNNNNNNNNNNNNNNNNNNNNNNNNNNNNNNNNNNNNNNNNNNNNNNNNNNNNNNNNNNNNNNNNNNNNNNNNNNNNNNNNNNNNNNNNNNNNNNNNNNNNNNNNNNNNNNNNNNNNNNNNNNNNNNNNNNNNNNNNNNNNNNNNNNNNNNNNNNNNNNNNNNNNNNNNNNNNNNNNNNNNNNNNNNNNNNNNNNNNNNNNNNNNNNNNNNNNNNNNNNNNNNNNNNNNNNNNNNNNNNNNNNNNNNNNNNNNNNNNNNNNNNNNNNNNNNNNNNNNNNNNNNNNNNNNNNNNNNNNNNNNNNNNNNNNNNNNNNNNNNNNNNNNNNNNNNNNNNNNNNNNNNNNNNNNNNNNNNNNNNNNNNNNNNNNNNNNNNNNNNNNNNNNNNNNNNNNNNNNNNNNNNNNNNNNNNNNNNNNNNNNNNNNNNNNNNNNNNNNNNNNNNNNNNNNNNNNNNNNNNNNNNNNNNNNNNNNNNNNNNNNNNNNNNNNNNNNNNNNNNNNNNNNNNNNNNNNNNNNNNNNNNNNNNNNNNNNNNNNNNNNNNNNNNNNNNNNNNNNNNNNNNNNNNNNNNNNNNNNNNNNNNNNNNNNNNNNNNNNNNNNNNNNNNNNNNNNNNNNNNNNNNNNNNNNNNNNNNNNNNNNNNNNNNNNNNNNNNNNNNNNNNNNNNNNNNNNNNNNNNNNNNNNNNNNNNNNNNNNNNNNNNNNNNNNNNNNNNNNNNNNNNNNNNNNNNNNNNNNNNNNNNNNNNNNNNNNNNNNNNNNNNNNNNNNNNNNNNNNNNNNNNNNNNNNNNNNNNNNNNNNNNNNNNNNNNNNNNNNNNNNNNNNNNNNNNNNNNNNNNNNNNNNNNNNNNNNNNNNNNNNNNNNNNNNNNNNNNNNNNNNNNNNNNNNNNNNNNNNNNNNNNNNNNNNNNNNNNNNNNNNNNNNNNNNNNNNNNNNNNNNNNNNNNNNNNNNNNNNNNNNNNNNNNNNNNNNNNNNNNNNNNNNNNNNNNNNNNNNNNNNNNNNNNNNNNNNNNNNNNNNNNNNNNNNNNNNNNNNNNNNNNNNNNNNNNNNNNNNNNNNNNNNNNNNNNNNNNNNNNNNNNNNNNNNNNNNNNNNNNNNNNNNNNNNNNNNNNNNNNNNNNNNNNNNNNNNNNNNNNNNNNNNNNNNNNNNNNNNNNNNNNNNNNNNNNNNNNNNNNNNNNNNNNNNNNNNNNNNNNNNNNNNNNNNNNNNNNNNNNNNNNNNNNNNNNNNNNNNNNNNNNNNNNNNNNNNNNNNNNNNNNNNNNNNNNNNNNNNNNNNNNNNNNNNNNNNNNNNNNNNNNNNNNNNNNNNNNNNNNNNNNNNNNNNNNNNNNNNNNNNNNNNNNNNNNNNNNNNNNNNNNNNNNNNNNNNNNNNNNNNNNNNNNNNNNNNNNNNNNNNNNNNNNNNNNNNNNNNNNNNNNNNNNNNNNNNNNNNNNNNNNNNNNNNNNNNNNNNNNNNNNNNNNNNNNNNNNNNNNNNNNNNNNNNNNNNNNNNNNNNNNNNNNNNNNNNNNNNNNNNNNNNNNNNNNNNNNNNNNNNNNNNNNNNNNNNNNNNNNNNNNNNNNNNNNNNNNNNNNNNNNNNNNNNNNNNNNNNNNNNNNNNNNNNNNNNNNNNNNNNNNNNNNNNNNNNNNNNNNNNNNNNNNNNNNNNNNNNNNNNNNNNNNNNNNNNNNNNNNNNNNNNNNNNNNNNNNNNNNNNNNNNNNNNNNNNNNNNNNNNNNNNNNNNNNNNNNNNNNNNNNNNNNNNNNNNNNNNNNNNNNNNNNNNNNNNNNNNNNNNNNNNNNNNNNNNNNNNNNNNNNNNNNNNNNNNNNNNNNNNNNNNNNNNNNNNNNNNNNNNNNNNNNNNNNNNNNNNNNNNNNNNNNNNNNNNNNNNNNNNNNNNNNNNNNNNNNNNNNNNNNNNNNNNNNNNNNNNNNNNNNNNNNNNNNNNNNNNNNNNNNNNNNNNNNNNNNNNNNNNNNNNNNNNNNNNNNNNNNNNNNNNNNNNNNNNNNNNNNNNNNNNNNNNNNNNNNNNNNNNNNNNNNNNNNNNNNNNNNNNNNNNNNNNNNNNNNNNNNNNNNNNNNNNNNNNNNNNNNNNNNNNNNNNNNNNNNNNNNNNNNNNNNNNNNNNNNNNNNNNNNNNNNNNNNNNNNNNNNNNNNNNNNNNNNNNNNNNNNNNNNNNNNNNNNNNNNNNNNNNNNNNNNNNNNNNNNNNNNNNNNNNNNNNNNNNNNNNNNNNNNNNNNNNNNNNNNNNNNNNNNNNNNNNNNNNNNNNNNNNNNNNNNNNNNNNNNNNNNNNNNNNNNNNNNNNNNNNNNNNNNNNNNNNNNNNNNNNNNNNNNNNNNNNNNNNNNNNNNNNNNNNNNNNNNNNNNNNNNNNNNNNNNNNNNNNNNNNNNNNNNNNNNNNNNNNNNNNNNNNNNNNNNNNNNNNNNNNNNNNNNNNNNNNNNNNNNNNNNNNNNNNNNNNNNNNNNNNNNNNNNNNNNNNNNNNNNNNNNNNNNNNNNNNNNNNNNNNNNNNNNNNNNNNNNNNNNNNNNNNNNNNNNNNNNNNNNNNNNNNNNNNNNNNNNNNNNNNNNNNNNNNNNNNNNNNNNNNNNNNNNNNNNNNNNNNNNNNNNNNNNNNNNNNNNNNNNNNNNNNNNNNNNNNNNNNNNNNNNNNNNNNNNNNNNNNNNNNNNNNNNNNNNNNNNNNNNNNNNNNNNNNNNNNNN
The DNA window shown above is from Brassica oleracea var. oleracea cultivar TO1000 chromosome C3, BOL, whole genome shotgun sequence and carries:
- the LOC106329296 gene encoding glycine-rich cell wall structural protein-like, whose product is MGSISRRACVFIFVFALVAEFAFGHVEVKDDKHLFHKPRPFFHKKGFRKGLGGGGGLGGGGGLGGGGGLGGGGGLGHGGGLGGGGGLGGGGGLGGGGGLGGGGGGGLGGGAGGGYGGGAGGGLGGGGGAGGGGGFGGGGGYGGGGGLGGGAGGGGGFGGGYGGGGHH